The following are encoded in a window of Streptococcus pasteurianus genomic DNA:
- a CDS encoding cyclophilin-like fold protein yields the protein MKKFGCFILVMMLLVLSACSSVQNNQQAKQTQTTTTSKTEEEKMVTATVNGETFTITLNQSQAAQEFLNLLPLTLDMRDVNGNEKYAVLNQTFTNDDKKVGTIHAGDLKLWSGDGLVLFYNDFPSSYQYTDLGTMSDSQGLAEALGSGDVIITIEVVD from the coding sequence ATGAAAAAATTTGGGTGTTTTATCTTAGTTATGATGCTTTTGGTTTTGTCCGCTTGTAGTAGTGTACAAAATAATCAACAAGCTAAGCAAACACAAACAACAACGACAAGTAAAACAGAGGAAGAAAAAATGGTAACAGCTACGGTTAATGGAGAGACATTTACAATCACGTTAAATCAGTCACAAGCAGCGCAGGAATTTTTAAATCTTTTGCCCCTAACACTTGATATGCGAGATGTAAACGGTAATGAAAAATATGCGGTGCTCAACCAAACATTCACAAACGATGATAAAAAAGTAGGAACGATTCACGCTGGTGATTTGAAACTATGGTCTGGCGACGGTTTGGTTCTTTTCTATAATGATTTTCCCTCATCTTACCAATATACAGACTTAGGAACGATGTCAGATAGTCAAGGCTTGGCAGAAGCTCTTGGGTCTGGGGACGTTATTATTACCATTGAGGTCGTCGATTGA
- a CDS encoding cyclophilin-like fold protein, with translation MRSITVTIAEGTFELFLENNASAQAFSELLLLELEMVDVNGNEKFYLLADHLPNQERCSCLIKAGDLLLCHTNELTFFYDDSKTCFKYTYLGHVKDSQNFRKAMTGKIVTVIFEEK, from the coding sequence ATGCGCTCAATAACAGTAACCATTGCAGAAGGAACATTTGAGCTTTTCTTAGAAAATAATGCTAGCGCGCAAGCTTTTTCTGAACTTTTGCTACTTGAATTGGAAATGGTTGATGTGAATGGCAATGAGAAATTTTATTTACTAGCTGACCACCTACCAAACCAAGAACGCTGTTCTTGTTTGATAAAAGCAGGTGATTTATTACTATGTCATACAAATGAATTAACCTTTTTCTATGATGATAGTAAAACCTGCTTTAAATACACTTATCTAGGACATGTTAAAGACAGCCAGAATTTCAGAAAAGCCATGACAGGCAAGATAGTCACTGTTATTTTTGAGGAAAAGTAA
- a CDS encoding pyridoxamine 5'-phosphate oxidase family protein, whose product MTKMRRRDREVTDLTEIKAIVEKNMILHLGLFDEEFPYVIPLHYGYEYREETDQFIFYTHGARRGHKIDLIHQNPNVCVQIEGEVVPDYDYDVPCKYGAFFSSFIGRGKAELIEESEQKAYALNLLMQHQAGKIFEFTEKMTKPVGVIKIVIDQYSAKAKTMMPKK is encoded by the coding sequence ATGACAAAAATGAGACGTCGTGACCGTGAAGTGACTGACTTGACAGAAATCAAAGCTATTGTTGAGAAAAATATGATTTTGCATTTAGGGCTTTTTGATGAGGAATTTCCTTACGTTATCCCTTTGCATTATGGTTATGAATACCGTGAAGAAACTGACCAGTTTATTTTTTACACACACGGTGCGAGACGAGGGCATAAAATTGATTTAATCCACCAAAATCCCAATGTTTGTGTTCAGATTGAGGGAGAAGTGGTGCCTGATTACGACTATGATGTGCCTTGTAAATACGGTGCTTTCTTTAGTTCGTTTATCGGACGTGGAAAAGCAGAGCTTATCGAAGAATCAGAGCAAAAAGCCTACGCCCTTAATCTACTCATGCAGCACCAAGCTGGCAAAATATTTGAATTCACCGAAAAAATGACAAAACCAGTCGGCGTGATTAAGATTGTGATTGACCAATATTCCGCCAAAGCTAAGACAATGATGCCTAAAAAATAA
- a CDS encoding MATE family efflux transporter, translating to MESNVVATQQKTYFFSNRDLAKLFIPLIIEQGLEYLVGLIASILVSRVGEAAVSGVSLVEFLMALFISIFAAFATGGGIVAGQYLGDRDGENANKAINQLAKFTLIFSIVITVFIFAIKPLILNHLFGSITPAVHAQADRYFNIVALSTPFIAMYNCGAAIFRTLNKSRLPMNIMLVMNGLNILMGISLIYGLGWGVEGVAVPILLSRVGAMVLVLWFAHHLTSELTLGNFLREKVDWQMIKKVLGIGLPFGFENGMFFLGRLIVLSIVSLFGTAAIAANSVGGTIIMFQALPGISIVLGLAVIISKCVGAGDYEQAEYYKRKVSRIIHLANGAISLLIIAAMPLLMKIYDLSAQATHYVWIIVLAHGILVSIFWNSGYVLPVVFRSAGDANFPMVVSTLSMLLARVVFAYIFSVMLGMGMLGTWAAMFLDWFIKGIIYEIRYRKGTWKNYKLV from the coding sequence ATGGAAAGTAACGTAGTCGCAACACAGCAAAAAACGTATTTTTTTAGTAATCGTGATTTGGCTAAATTGTTTATTCCTTTGATTATTGAACAAGGGTTGGAATATCTGGTGGGCTTAATCGCCTCGATTTTAGTTTCAAGAGTTGGCGAAGCAGCAGTGTCGGGTGTTTCTCTTGTGGAGTTTCTCATGGCGCTCTTTATCAGTATTTTTGCCGCTTTTGCAACTGGTGGCGGCATTGTTGCAGGTCAATACTTAGGTGACCGTGATGGTGAAAATGCTAATAAAGCTATCAATCAATTAGCGAAATTCACTCTTATATTTAGTATCGTGATTACGGTTTTTATTTTTGCCATTAAACCGTTAATTTTAAATCATTTGTTTGGCTCAATTACGCCAGCAGTTCATGCCCAAGCCGATCGGTATTTTAATATCGTTGCCTTATCGACACCATTTATTGCCATGTATAATTGTGGCGCAGCGATTTTTAGAACCTTAAACAAATCACGCTTGCCGATGAATATTATGTTGGTCATGAATGGCTTGAATATTTTAATGGGGATTAGTTTGATTTATGGTCTCGGTTGGGGTGTCGAAGGTGTTGCAGTACCGATTTTGCTATCACGTGTTGGTGCCATGGTGCTAGTTCTTTGGTTTGCACATCACTTGACATCTGAATTAACTTTGGGAAACTTTTTGCGTGAAAAAGTTGACTGGCAGATGATTAAAAAAGTTCTTGGTATTGGACTACCATTTGGGTTTGAAAATGGCATGTTCTTTCTTGGTCGCTTGATTGTGTTATCAATTGTGTCTTTATTTGGAACAGCGGCGATAGCAGCTAATTCGGTTGGTGGAACGATTATTATGTTTCAGGCACTTCCAGGAATTTCTATCGTGCTAGGTTTAGCAGTTATCATTTCAAAATGCGTTGGTGCTGGGGACTATGAGCAAGCAGAATACTATAAGCGTAAGGTTAGCCGAATTATTCATTTGGCAAATGGTGCGATTTCTTTGCTCATTATTGCTGCAATGCCGTTATTGATGAAAATCTATGATTTGTCTGCGCAAGCAACGCACTATGTTTGGATTATTGTCCTTGCACACGGTATTCTTGTTAGTATTTTTTGGAATTCTGGTTATGTGTTACCTGTTGTTTTTCGTAGTGCTGGAGATGCCAATTTTCCAATGGTAGTTAGTACTTTATCAATGCTATTAGCTCGTGTGGTATTTGCCTACATTTTTTCTGTTATGCTTGGTATGGGAATGCTAGGAACGTGGGCAGCTATGTTTTTAGATTGGTTTATCAAAGGAATCATTTATGAAATCCGCTACCGAAAAGGAACATGGAAAAATTATAAGTTAGTCTAG
- a CDS encoding MFS transporter: protein MQKTSNRSLILLLTIGVFGILNTEMGITGILPHIAEHYSVSLTTAGLLVSGFALVVAIAGPTMPLLFSKVNRRLVMLLATGAFTLSTIVSILAPNFTVLLIARVLPAIFHPVYVSMAMTVAATSVPENESRKAVAQVFMGVSAGTLLGVPVSNFLASQFSLSLAMIFFAIINLLVFIGTIILVPSMPVTTGLSYGQQLSILKRKTIWISIISVLLLNGAVLGFNSYMSDFLESFSQINVNLIALVLLSIGLANIIGNALAGQFLDKNTHRLLISLPLFLILDLALLFFFGNQALAMMILVVIFGILGGLAGNVNQYMIYSVGEDAPDFANGLFLAAANLGVTVGTSFTGVFITLGGGSQFSILGSIIMLIIAFIAILTRQKWLALLK from the coding sequence ATGCAGAAAACTTCAAATCGTTCATTAATTTTACTTTTAACAATCGGTGTATTTGGCATTCTGAATACAGAAATGGGAATAACAGGCATCTTGCCACATATCGCTGAGCATTACAGTGTTTCATTGACAACGGCTGGTTTGTTGGTATCTGGTTTTGCTTTAGTTGTTGCTATTGCAGGACCAACCATGCCTTTACTATTTTCAAAGGTCAATCGTAGATTAGTTATGCTTTTGGCAACAGGTGCTTTTACCTTGAGCACTATCGTTTCGATTTTGGCGCCAAATTTTACTGTTTTACTGATTGCGCGTGTTTTACCAGCAATTTTTCATCCTGTCTATGTCTCTATGGCGATGACGGTAGCCGCCACATCTGTTCCTGAAAACGAATCGCGAAAAGCAGTTGCTCAAGTTTTTATGGGTGTTTCAGCTGGAACACTTTTAGGCGTACCAGTGTCTAATTTCTTAGCAAGTCAATTTTCACTTAGCTTAGCAATGATTTTCTTTGCTATTATTAATTTACTTGTTTTTATCGGAACCATCATTTTAGTACCATCGATGCCAGTGACAACTGGATTATCTTATGGACAACAATTAAGCATTTTAAAACGTAAAACGATTTGGATTTCTATTATAAGCGTTCTTTTATTGAATGGAGCAGTGCTAGGTTTTAATTCCTATATGTCAGATTTCTTAGAGAGTTTCTCACAAATCAACGTTAATCTAATTGCCTTGGTTTTGTTAAGTATTGGGCTGGCTAATATTATTGGAAATGCTTTAGCTGGACAATTTTTAGATAAAAATACTCATCGATTACTGATTAGTTTGCCACTATTTCTTATCCTTGATTTAGCTTTACTATTTTTCTTTGGAAATCAAGCACTAGCGATGATGATTTTAGTTGTCATTTTTGGAATACTTGGTGGACTTGCGGGGAATGTGAATCAATATATGATTTACAGTGTTGGTGAAGATGCACCCGATTTTGCTAATGGTCTGTTTCTGGCGGCTGCCAATCTTGGTGTGACCGTCGGAACATCGTTTACAGGTGTGTTTATAACGCTTGGTGGTGGTAGTCAATTTAGCATTTTGGGAAGTATCATTATGCTTATTATCGCTTTTATAGCTATCCTTACTCGTCAAAAATGGCTTGCACTATTAAAATAA